A window of the Fusarium fujikuroi IMI 58289 draft genome, chromosome FFUJ_chr09 genome harbors these coding sequences:
- a CDS encoding related to small nuclear ribonucleoprotein snRNP U1A — protein MASRMPISTVYVQNLEERVKLDALVDALRTVFAEFGNIVDIVAKKNLRAKGQAFVVYDNPESAQDAITEIDGFELFGKPMKVAFARTHSDKTVELKGNQEDLEQHKRHRQAEKDKRKALESAEEQRQINKRGPGSVNDNRPAKAAKSSGLKSTSAAASGSVLDEFLPPNKILFVQNFPEDYDIETLTSVFGRFDGFREVRLVPGRRGIAFVEYEAEQGAITAKENTAGLHLGDKPIKVTYQRQ, from the exons ATGGCTTCCAGGATGCCCATCTCCAC TGTATACGTCCAAAATCTCGAAGAGCgcgtcaagcttgatgcATTGGTAGATGCCTTGAGAACAGTTTTCGCAGAGTTCGGCAATATTGTTGACATTGTGGCGAAGAAGAATCTGCGTGCTAAAGGGCAGGCATTTGTCGTCTATGATAATCCTGAAAGTGCCCAAGATGCTATCACTGAAATCGATGGGTTCGAGCTTTTCGGCAAACCTATGAAAGTTGCTTTCGCACGAACGCACAGCGACAAGACCGTTGAATTAAAGGGCAACCAGGAAGACCTCGAGCAGCATAAGCGCCATCGGCAAGCTGAGAAGG ACAAACGCAAGGCCCTTGAGTCTGCAGAAGAGCAGAGACAAATCAACAAGCGAGGGCCTGGCTCAGTCAACGACAACCGACCTGCAAAGGCAGCGAAATCATCAGGTCTCAAGTCCACCAGCGCCGCAGCATCGGGCAGTGTGCTTGACGAGTTCCTCCCTCCCAACAAAATTCTTTTCGTCCAGAACTTCCCCGAAGACTATGACATCGAGACTTTGACCAGCGTGTTCGGCCGATTTGACGGATTTCGTGAGGTTAGGCTGGTACCTGGTCGTCGTGGTATCGCATTTGTCGAATACGAGGCGGAACAAGGGGCTATTACTGCCAAAGAAAACACGGCTGGCTTACACTTGGGAGACAAACCCATCAAGGTCACCTACCAGCGACAGTGA
- a CDS encoding probable vacuolar ATP synthase subunit D, whose amino-acid sequence MSGANDREAVFPTRQSLGIMKAKLKGAETGHSLLKRKSEALTKRFREITRRIDEAKRKMGRVMQIAAFSLAEVTYAVGGDIGYQVQESAKSARFRVRTKQDNVSGVLLPAFESYLTEGNNDFGLTGLGKGGQQVQRCRETYARAVEALVELASLQTAFVILDEVIKVVNRRVNAIEHVIIPRTENTIKYINSELDELDREEFYRLKKADTAAADAEMKARREAEASAQRGDKSQKGDSTTADVLGAGDDEDVIF is encoded by the exons ATGTCTGGGGCCAAT GATCGTGAAGCAGTCTTTCCAACCCGGCAATCACTGGGCATCATGAAGGCAAAGCTGAAAGGCGCAGAGACAGGCCATAGTTTATTGAAGCGAAAGAGTGAAGCTCTGACAAA ACGATTCCGAG AAATCACAAGACGAATCGATGAGGCCAAGCGAAAAATGGGGCGAGTGATGCAAATTGCAGCTTTCTCGCTGGCAGAGGTGACAtatgctgttggtggtgacaTAGGGTACCAAGTGCAGGAGTCCGCCAAGTCTGCTCGGTTTCGCGTTCGTACGAAACAAGACAACGTATCCGGtgttcttcttccagctTTCGAAAGCTACCTTACCGAGGGAAACAATGACTTCGGTCTGACGGGCTTGGGCAAGGGAGGGCAGCAGGTTCAGCGATGCAGGGAAACATATGCTCGTGCTGTTGAGGCGCTGGTTGAGCTGGCTAGTCTGCAGACCGCGTTTGTCATCCTCGATGAGGTCATCAAAGTGGTCAATCGGCGTG TTAACGCGATTGAGCATGTCATAATTCCCAGGACCGAGAATACTATCAAATACATCAACTCTGAGCTTGACGAGCTCGATCGCGAGGAGTTCTACAGACTGAAGAAGGCAG ATACTGCTGCAGCAGATGCCGAGATGAAGGCAAGACGTGAGGCGGAAGCATCCGCGCAGCGCGGAGACAAGTCCCAGAAAGGCGATTCCACAACTGCAGATGTATTGGGCGCcggcgacgatgaagacgtCATTTTTTGA
- a CDS encoding related to SYF1-synthetic lethal with CDC40, producing MAPIDHALNGARRQPQLHLVSNEDSVYEQDVLRDPGSVRPWLAYIEFKTHHGTILEQTYVMERACAQLPRSYKLWKLYLSFRVKHVAKLNPALFAAEYRKVNTLFEKALNLLHKMPRIWEMYLKFLTKQPLVTLTRRTFDRALRALPISQHNRIWAFYRPFANSAAGETAVKIWRRYMQVHPEDAEDFIELLTQTGLYTEAALKFIDVLNNARFNSKHGKGYYELWSEMVDLVVEHAAEIETGYETGIDAERIIRSGISRFADQRGKLWSGLATYWIRRGSFERARDVFEEGITTVMTVRDFTLIFEAYTEFEESIIGALLEVASARAEKGIEDENADFELDIRMMRFEQLMDRRPFLLNDVLLRQNPNNVPEWEKRVALWGDNKKEVAQTYTDAIAAIQPKRAIGAFHQLWANYAKFYERGGDLRNARVIMEKAIKVPFKSVAELADMWIEWAEMELRNENFDEAVRIMAKAIQAPKRSTVDYFDETLSPQQRVHKSWKLWSFYVDLVESVSTLDETKKVYERIFELRIATPQTVVNYANLLEEHKYYEESFKIYERGLDLFSYPVAFELWNLYLTKAVDRKIGIERLRDLFEQAVEDCPPKFAKTIYLMYGNLEEERGLARHAMRIYERATRAVADEDRADMFNFYITKSASNFGLTSTRPIYERAIAALPDVEAKDMCLKFADMEKRLGEIDRARAIYGHASQFCDPRTNPDFWTKWEQFEVQHGNEDTFKEMLRIKRSVQAQYNTDVNFIASQALARSQRRPGVADDAEITDAIAALERQSRAPQGFVAASTGPVGGTPATAAVTSNPDAIEIDGIDE from the exons ATGGCTCCGATTGATCACGCTCTAAATGGAGCGCGCAGACAGCCCCAACTGCATCTCGTA TCCAACGAGGATTCCGTTTACGAGCAAGATGTCCTTCGCGACCCTGGTAGTGTGAGGCCCTGGCTGGCATACATTGAGTTCAAAACACATCACGGAACCATCCTCGAGCAAACGTATGTGATGGAGCGAGCTTGCGCTCAATTGCCGCGTTCATACAAATTATGGAAACTG TATCTCTCGTTTCGAGTTAAGCACGTTGCCAAGTTGAATCCAGCATTATTCGCCGCAGAATATCGCAAAGTCAACACCCTTTTCGAAAAGGCCCTCAATCTATTACACAAGATGCCGCGGATATGGGAAATGTACCTCAAGTTCCTGACGAAACAACCTCTTGTTACTCTCACCCGACGGACATTCGACCGAGCTCTAAGAGCTCTTCCCATATCTCAGCACAATCGTATTTGGGCCTTCTATCGCCCATTTGCGAACTCAGCCGCGGGCGAAACTGCGGTGAAGATTTGGCGACGCTATATGCAGGTGCATCCCGAAGATGCTGAGGACTTTATCGAACTACTGACTCAAACGGGGCTTTACACAGAGGCCGCGCTGAAATTTATAGATGTTCTTAACAACGCCAGGTTCAACAGCAAGCACGGGAAAGGCTATTATGAACTCTGGAGCGAAATGGTAGATCTTGTTGTTGAACACGCCGCCGAAATCGAGACAGGATACGAAACTGGCATTGACGCGGAACGTATAATTCGAAGTGGTATTTCCAGATTTGCGGATCAAAGAGGGAAGTTATGGTCAGGCCTCGCTACTTATTGGATCCGGAGAGGCAGCTTTGAACGGGCTCGCGATGTCTTTGAAGAGGGGATCACCACGGTCATGACAGTGAGAGACTTCACCCTTATCTTCGAGGCTTATACCGAATTTGAAGAGTCGATCATCGGTGCTCTCCTGGAGGTTGCGTCTGCAAGGGCCGAGAAAGGGATAGAAGACGAAAACGCGgactttgagcttgatatcaGAATGATGCGCTTTGAACAACTCATGGACAGGCGACCATTCCTCCTAAACGACGTCCTGCTACGCCAGAATCCGAACAACGTTCCAGAGTGGGAAAAGAGAGTTGCCCTTTGGGGCGATaacaagaaggaggttgCTCAGACGTACACGGATGCAATTGCGGCAATACAGCCAAAACGCGCCATCGGGGCATTTCATCAGCTCTGGGCCAACTACGCAAAGTTTTATGAACGCGGAGGTGACCTGAGAAACGCCCGGgtcatcatggagaaggCGATCAAGGTGCCCTTCAAGTCAGTAGCAGAGCTTGCTGATATGTGGATTGAATGGGCAGAAATGGAATTACGAAATGAGAACTTCGACGAAGCCGTCCGGATCATGGCCAAAGCAATTCAGGCACCAAAGCGCTCCACTGTGGACTACTTCGACGAGACCTTGTCACCGCAACAAAGAGTCCACAAGAGCTGGAAACTCTGGAGCTTCTACGTCGATCTCGTTGAAAGCGTGTCTACTTTGGATGAGACCAAAAAGGTTTATGAACGAATCTTTGAGCTCCGAATTGCAACACCTCAGACGGTTGTCAACTATGCCAATTTGCTCGAGGAACACAAATATTATGAGGAATCGTTCAAGATTTATGAGCGCGGCTTAGACCTATTCAGCTACCCCGTTGCTTTTGAGCTCTGGAACTTGTATCTTACTAAGGCTGTTGATCGGAAGATCGGGATAGAACGACTTCGCGATCTATTTGAGCAAGCCGTGGAAGATTGCCCTCCGAAGTTCGCAAAGACGATCTACCTCATGTATGGCAACTTGGAAGAGGAACGTGGCCTAGCGCGTCATGCAATGCGAATTTACGAGCGGGCCACACGAGCAGTCGCGGACGAAGACCGGGCTGACATGTTCAACTTCTATATCACCAAATCTGCCTCCAATTTCGGCCTGACGTCGACCAGACCAATTTACGAGAGGGCCATCGCTGCTCTTCCAGATGTCGAAGCTAAGGACATGTGCCTCAAATTTGCGGAcatggagaagaggttgGGTGAGATTGACCGGGCTCGCGCCATCTATGGCCATGCATCGCAGTTCTGTGACCCCCGCACAAACCCCGACTTCTGGACGAAATGGGAGCAGTTCGAAGTGCAGCACGGTAACGAAGATACATTTAAAGAAATGTTACGTATCAAGCGAAGTGTTCAGGCGCAATACAACACAGACGTCAACTTTATTGCTTCCCAGGCCCTTGCACGCAGTCAACGTCGTCCTGGAGTGGCAGATGATGCCGAGATAACGGATGCCATAGCGGCACTGGAGAGGCAATCCAGAGCACCGCAGGGGTTCGTGGCAGCCAGTACTGGTCCAGTTGGAGGCACACCAGCTACAGCGGCAGTCACTTCAAATCCCGACGCCATTGAGATCGATGGGATTGATGAATGA
- a CDS encoding related to polyphosphoinositide phosphatase family member, which produces MSEYGASGAVSPGPEVGELPATNDANGDAPVFPSLQNNGAGSPLSSEAAGGPTIGEDDNDDEPAVAKPFMRTTSPDPSTRAFPDTFDDRVPDRLIYKMHKFSLYETASRYYIVGVDVSEKRYRILKIDRTTEGAELNVTDDKIVYSLKEMNQLLDTIDDGNRGTGGIKLRCTTWGLLGFIKFTGPYYMLLITKKSTVAMVGGHYIYQIEGTELVSLTPAKFKPDARNTEEQRFLGILNNLDLTRSFYYSYSYDVTRTLQHNVIRERDALAKGMLPPDDDDFNSMFVWNDYLLQPAVTALRDPYDWCRPIIHGYIDQAALSIYGRTAHITVIARRSRYFAGARFLKRGANDLGYVANDVETEQIVAESLTTSFHAPGPQLYCSPQYTSYVQHRGSIPLYWTQDSTGVTPKPPIELNLVDPFYGAAALHFDNLFERYGAPIYVVNLIKSKERTPRESKLLEEYTHAINYLNQFLPEDKRIIHKAWDMSRASKVRGGDVIGNLELIAESVLATTGFFQNGDDLTSPMTAQNGVARTNCIDCLDRTNAAQFVIGKRALGHQLHALGILEDTSVDYDTDAVNLFTHMWHDHGDTIAVQYGGSQLVNTMETYRKINQWTSHSRDMIESFKRYYNNSFLDSQRQEAYNLFLGNYIFTQGQPMLWDLATDYYLHHADPRDWSARLKHDYINWYVPAHLQRRTIPPYVPSKDIARAHPVEFFDDYWLEYYRPSTLSSFPKMFAYKMNSTIKYIPLKSTQDGRYDLSPFRVRTDNEVDHGDKKKSKKDAHPHANVTSSRGQTVGANGAPDSILDRSPAKGISLQRWLQPVQDKGAHASSLRLDTNQPVQASEHSPKTKPTALEKSKAAQWTFTKAVHDSLNPSVAEQESEDYERYIRHPQNLPLVISSDTPVDVDASEYQEYVSGDWQDEGLMVKGTEEEIDVYAELLKVGENPLTVTEEDGPKKRYKAYRKWLRGKSFFKQQPLD; this is translated from the exons ATGTCTGAGTATGGTGCTTCCGGCGCGGTCAGCCCAGGCCCTGAGGTAGGCGAGCTTCCAGCTACCAACGACGCCAACGGCGATGCACCTGTTTTCCCCTCGCTTCAGAACAATGGCGCGGGAAGTCCCTTGTCTTCAGAAGCCGCCGGCGGCCCCACGATCGGTGAAGACGACAATGACGATGAGCCCGCTGTAGCGAAACCCTTTATGCGAACAACGAGCCCCGACCCGTCCACACGCGCATTCCCAGATACCTTCGATGACCGTGTCCCTGATCGCCTGATTTACAAGATGCACAAGTTCAGTCTTTACGAAACGGCCAGTCGATATTACATCGTCGGTGTCGATGTCAGTGAAAAGCGCTATCGAATCCTCAAGATTGACCGCACTACCGAGGGTGCTGAGCTCAACGTGACGGATGACAAAATTGTCTATAgtttgaaggagatgaacCAACTGCTCGACACAATAGATGACGGGAACCGAGGTACCGGTGGCATCAAGCTTCGCTGCACCACATGGGGCCTCCTTGGCTTTATCAAGTTCACCGGCCCCTACTATATGCTTCTCATCACAAAAAAGAGCACTGTCGCTATGGTTGGAGGCCACTACATATACCAGATCGAGGGCACTGAGCTTGTTTCCCTGACTCCcgccaagttcaagccaGATGCCCGCAACACCGAGGAGCAACGATTCCTCGGCATCTTGAACAATCTCGACTTGACTCGTTCTTTCTATTACAGCTATTCTTACGATGTTACACGTACCTTGCAGCATAACGTCATCCGGGAGCGCGATGCTCTTGCCAAGGGAATGCTGCCGCCAGACGACGACGATTTCAACTCCATGTTTGTCTGGAACGACTATCTGCTACAGCCTGCCGTTACTGCTCTTCGGGACCCATATGACTGGTGTCGTCCAATTATACATGGGTACATTGATCAAGCGG CTCTGTCAATTTACGGCCGTACTGCACACATCACTGTCATCGCAAGGCGATCGCGCTACTTTGCCGGTGCTCGGTTCTTGAAACGCGGAGCCAACGATCTT GGTTATGTTGCCAACGATGTTGAGACGGAGCAGATCGTAGCGGAGTCACTGACCACGTCGTTTCACGCACCTGGTCCTCAACTATACTGTAGCCCGCAGTACACCTCCTATGTTCAGCACAGAGGGAGCATTCCGCTTTACTGGACACAGGACAGCACCGGCGTTACACCCAAACCCCCGATTGAGCTTAATTTGGTTGATCCGTTCTATGGCGCCGCCGCTCTGCACTTCGATAACCTGTTCGAGCGCTACGGTGCGCCGATCTACGTTGTTAACCTGATCAAGTCCAAAGAACGAACGCCTCGTGAATCAAAGCTACTGGAGGAATATACTCATGCCATCAACTATCTTAATCAATTCCTGCCTGAGGATAAGAGGATTATTCACAAAGCGTGGGATATGAGTCGCGCATCGAAAGTGCGTGGTGGGGACGTTATTGGCAACCTCGAGCTTATCGCAGAGTCGGTCCTCGCTACAACAGGCTTCTTCCAAAACGGAGATGATCTCACGAGCCCCATGACAGCACAGAATGGAGTCGCCAGAACAAATTGCATCGACTGCTTGGACCGTACCAATGCTGCGCAGTTTGTCATCGGCAAGCGAGCCTTAGGTCACCAGCTACATGCCCTTGGCATTCTTGAGGATACGTCGGTTGATTACGACACGGACGCTGTCAATTTGTTCACTCACATGTGGCATGACCATGGTGATACCATTGCTGTTCAGTACGGCGGCTCACAACTGGTCAATACCATGGAAACCTACCGCAAAATTAACCAATGGACAAGTCATTCAAGAGACATGATCGAGAGCTTCAAGCGATACTACAACAACTCCTTCCTGGACAGTCAACGCCAGGAGGCCTACAACCTATTCCTTGGTAATTACATATTCACTCAAGGCCAACCTATGCTGTGGGACTTGGCAACTGATTATTACCTCCATCACGCCGATCCACGAGATTGGTCCGCCAGGTTGAAGCACGACTACATCAATTGGTATGTTCCGGCTCACTTGCAGAGACGAACGATTCCACCATACGTACCCAGCAAAGACATTGCCCGCGCCCATCCGGTTGAATTCTTTGATGACTATTGGCTCGAGTATTACAGGCCATCGaccctctcttctttcccCAAGATGTTTGCTTACAAGATGAACTCAACTATCAAATACATCCCCCTTAAATCTACCCAGGATGGCCGCTACGACCTCAGCCCTTTCCGGGTTCGAACTGATAATGAAGTTGATCACGGTGACAAAAAGAAGTCGAAGAAAGATGCTCATCCACACGCAAATGTAACAAGTTCTCGAGGACAGACTGTGGGAGCGAATGGGGCACCAGATTCGATTTTGGACCGATCACCAGCGAAAGGGATCTCGCTCCAGCGTTGGCTGCAACCTGTTCAAGATAAGGGTGCACACGCTAGCTCTCTGCGACTGGACACGAATCAACCAGTGCAGGCATCTGAACATAGCCCTAAGACGAAGCCAACAGCCCTGGAGAAATCCAAGGCTGCACAGTGGACTTTCACCAAAGCTGTCCATGACTCACTGAATCCGTCTGTTGCCGAGCAGGAATCCGAAGATTACGAGCGATATATCCGTCATCCTCAAAATCTTCCTCTCGTTATTTCAAGCGACACGCCTGTGGACGTGGATGCGTCTGAGTATCAGGAGTATGTAAGCGGCGACTGGCAAGATGAAGGTTTAATGGTCAAAggaactgaagaagagatcgatgTCTACGCTGAGTTGCTCAAGGTGGGGGAAAACCCTCTAACGGTGACTGAGGAAGATGGTCCGAAGAAACGATACAAAGCCTATAGGAAATGGCTGCGTGGGAAGTCTTTCTTCAAGCAACAGCCCCTAGACTGA
- a CDS encoding related to tRNA nucleotidyltransferase, translating into MLQRSLRLAMKRNLDSFQKEHYSLTSNSVTSPRAPSPKVKIPGPPAKVPKSNMVTATVQLTSKEQQLRHLLLDVAKDIDESGKAPEPIVLRWAGGWVRDKLLDIQSHDIDVAINAMTGVSFAQAMCDYCEQPEAMSKHSIGPADIGSLHNVARNPEKSKHLETAMVKMFGLDLDFVNLRKETYTEDSRNPQMEFGTAEEDARRRDATVNALFYNLHDDRVEDFTGGLADMEAKIIRTPLEPFQTFMDDPLRVLRLVRFASRLQFTIDASTRRFMADPKVLEALRAKISRERVGVELEKMLKGDHPFEALQLIHELQLFHAIFTDPTQENLPVPDISRWAVAYTCLDELLKHRGSTSIAGRLITSSDATYTAWNLAALSPWMTVEEPPHPHRKANTLPLVAIVSREGFKAPNRLSSIVAASHRNRVEILKLKRAVCNGESYIQERDRFGMAIRKWDTPTGTWRLQVLNALLVEALETLTGWRQEKSTEPSNFLAGWNSFLDHLTKLDVYEVTKLEKLLDGGKLAKALGGIKPGKWTGPALDVCIAWQLRNPGETDPTGAIEEVQRRREELGLPLGEAAVA; encoded by the exons ATGCTCCAGCGCTCTTTGCGTCTTGCGATGAAGAGAAATCTCGACTCATTTCAAAAGGAACACTATTCGTTGACTTCCAACTCGGTCACGAGCCCAAGGGCACCTTCTCCCAAAGTCAAAATTCCTGGACCGCCTGCCAAGGTTCCCAAGTCCAACATGGTGACCGCCACCGTTCAACTTACCAGCAAGGAGCAGCAGCTCCGCCAtctgcttcttgatgttgccaaAGACATAGACGAGTCCGGAAAAGCTCCAGAGCCTATTGTTCTCCGTTGGGCCGGTGGCTGGGTACGCGACAAGCTACTCGATATCCAGAGCCATGACATAGACGTGGCCATCAACGCAATGACGGGGGTCTCTTTTGCTCAAGCTATGTGCGATTACTGTGAACAACCAGAGGCCATGTCCAAGCACAGCATTGGCCCCGCAGATATCGGAAGCCTCCACAACGTTGCGCGCAACCCTGAGAAGTCCAAGCATCTGGAAACGGCCATGGTCAAGATGTTTGGTCTGGATCTCGATTTCGTCAACCTCAGAAAGGAAACCTATACCGAGGACAGTCGAAACCCTCAAATGGAATTCGGTACGGCTGAAGAGGACGCTCGCCGCCGCGATGCCACCGTGAACGCACTCTTCTACAACCTACACGACGATCGTGTTGAAGATTTTACGGGGGGACTCGCAGATATGGAAGCTAAGATAATCAGAACCCCCTTGGAGCCCTTCCAGACCTTCATGGATGACCCTTTGAGGGTTTTGAGACTTGTTCGTTTCGCCAGCCGGCTTCAATTCACAATCGACGCCAGCACGCGCAGATTCATGGCAGACCCAAAGGTCCTTGAAGCATTGCGTGCCAAGATCAGTCGAGAGCGAGTTGGCGTAGAGTTGGAGAAAATGCTCAAAG GAGATCACCCTTTTGAAGCGCTTCAGCTCATCCATGAACTACAACTCTTCCATGCAATCTTTACCGACCCAACCCAGGAGAACCTCCCAGTCCCCGACATATCGCGCTGGGCTGTTGCTTATACttgtcttgatgagcttctcaagcatCGAGGCTCGACTTCCATCGCTGGCCGACTCATTACATCCTCGGATGCCACCTACACCGCTTGGAATCTTGCCGCGCTCTCTCCATGGATGACGGTTGAAGAGCCTCCGCATCCTCACAGGAAAGCAAACACTCTACCTCTTGTGGCCATTGTCTCGCGCGAAGGCTTCAAAGCCCCAAACCGACTGTCGAGTATTGTTGCTGCTTCGCATCGCAATCGTGTCGAGATTTTGAAGTTGAAACGTGCCGTCTGCAATGGAGAGTCGTACATTCAAGAACGAGATCGTTTCGGCATGGCAATCAGGAAGTGGGACACACCCACTGGTACCTGGAGACTGCAGGTCTTGAATGCACTACTCGTCGAGGCGTTGGAAACCCTCACGGGATGGCGCCAAGAAAAGTCAACAG AACCAAGTAACTTCTTAGCAGGCTGGAATAGTTTCCTCGACCACCTCACTAAGTTAGACGTCTATGAAGTCACGAAACTCGAAAAGCTCCTTGATGGCGGAAAGCTTGCCAAAGCACTTGGTGGTATCAAACCGGGGAAATGGACAGGTCCGGCTCTAGATGTCTGTATTGCATGGCAGCTTCGCAACCCCGGCGAAACAGACCCAACTGGTGCAATAGAAGAAGTACAGCGGCGGAGAGAAGAGTTGGGCTTACC CCTAGGCGAAGCTGCCGTGGCTTGA